CGCTAGTGTAGGCGTGAATATTGACGGTGTACCGGCAGGTATTCCGCTGAAGCAGGAAGATTTCCTGCCAGACCTGGACAGGCGCAAAGCGGGCGCCAAAGGCACCACACCGCGTAAGGAAGATGATCTGCCTTACATCAAATCAGGCGTTTTCAATGACCATACAACTGGTGCGCCGATTACAATTTTGTTTGAGAACAACAATACGCGTAGTACTGACTATGAGAAGCTGCGTGAGTTTCCACGTCCCGGTCATGCAGATTTTGTAGCTACACATAAGTATGGTGGCTTTGAAGATTACCGTGGTGGCGGACACTTTAGCGGCAGGCTTACACTGAACCTGGTAGCTGCTGGTGTAATAGCCAAGAAGATATTGGGGGAAAGCATTAAGGTAACAGCAACTTTGAAAGAAGTGGCAGGATTGCCTGATGCAGCGCAGGGACTGGAAGCAGCGATTGCTGCAAAAGACTCTGTAGGTGGTATCGTAGAATGCGTGGTAGAAGGGCTGCCAATCGGATTGGGAGAGCCTTTCTTTGACTCCGTAGAGTCTTGTATTGCACATGCGGTGTTTGCTATTCCGGCAATCAAAGGCATTGAGTTCGGTGCAGGGTTTGCTGCGGCAAAGATGAAAGGGATAGAGCATAACGATGCGATACTGGATGCCAGTGGGAAGACTGCTACAAATAATGCGGGTGGTGTAGTAGGGGGTATTACCAACGGGAATCCTTTGGTATTCCGTGTGGCGGTGAAACCTACTTCAAGCACGCCTAAGGAGCAGCATACATTGAATATTAAGAGTGGACAGGTAGAGGCTTTTAGTGTGAAGGGAAGACATGATTTGTGTATAGCGCTGAGGGTACCGGTGGTGTTGGAAGCTGTGGCGGCGATGGCGCTGGCAGATTTGATGATGGTGGAGCAGCGGAGTCCCAGAGTGTGGAAATAACTTAAAACAAAAAGGGGAATTACAATCGTAATTCCCCTTTTTTATTACTTCTCGATGTCTAATAATTCCACATCAAAAATCAGTGCGCTATTTGGTCCGATCTTCGGCCCTGCCTGGCGTTCACCATAAGCAAGATCAGCAGGTATAAACAACCTCCATTTAGAACCTACAGGCATCAACTGCAGCGCCTCAGTCCAACCCTTAATTACTCCACCCACGGGGAAGGAGATAGGCTGACCTCTTTCTACAGAACTATCAAACACAGTCCCGTCGATCAGGGTACCATGATAATGTGTTTTTACCTTATCTGCCGCGGTTGGTTTTGGACCATTACCTTCTTTCAGAATCTGGTATTGTAAACCGCTAGGTAGTGCTACTACCCCTGGTTTGGTCTTATTCTCTGCCAGGAATTTTTCACCTGCTTCTTTGTTCTTTTGCATCTTTTCCGCTTTTATCTGTTGGAGATAATTACTGATACTCATATTTGCTATTTCTTTTGCTACTAACGTTGTATCCTTCAGTGCATCCTCGATCGCATGTCTCAGTACATTCAGGTTCAGGCTATCCAAACCCTGTGTCTTGAGGGTATTGCCGATATCCTGACCAATGCCATAGCTTACGGTGTCGATCTTAGTCTGCAATAATGGTGCTACAGGAACAACAGTTTGCTCCTTGTCTTTGTTCTTTTTAGATCTTTTCTGCGCAAATCCATTCAGGGATATGACGCCGAGTGCTCCCAATAATAGGGCTTTTTTAATCATAAAATAGTAGTTATCAATGGTAATGGACTTACGAAATTTACATATCTGAACGCCCGCAAGTTAAATTTTATTTCAACACCGGCAATTCTATAGCGGATGGATGGCCTGCATCGTGATAGATACGGATGGTTGCCTTCTTAAAATCCTTGTCTGTAGCATGGTAGATATCGGTAAATACCTGTGGGTTACGATCTACCAGCGGGAACCAGCTGCTCTGTACCTGAACCATGATCTTGTGCCCTTTCTTAAATGTATGAGCTACATCCGGCAGGGAGAAATCTATATTGACAGGTGCATCTGGTGTGAAAGGAACTGGTTTCTCAAAGCTCTCTCTGTATTTACCTCTCATGATTTCGCCTCTTACCAGCATTTCATAACCGCCCATCGGATAGGTAGATGATGGTACTCTGCGGTGTTCGCTGGGTGCTTTGTCTTCATATTTGAAATCATAAGGGAACACATCGATCAGCTTTACGATGAAGTCAGCATCTGTACCACTGGTGCTGACTACCAGTTTCGCTGTGAGCGGACCTGCCAGTGTAATATCTTCTGTCAATACATCAGTTGAAAAAGTAGCTACATCCGGACGGCGCTCAGCAAAACGCTGATCGTCTGTCATATAATTGATAGTACGATCGAAATGTACATCCTGTGTGTAAGGCACTGGTTTAGCCGGGTCGCTTACGTATTCAGAGAAGCTGTTGCCACCCAGGGGTTTGGAGAAGTCCAGTTTGCCATTGGCCTGCATGTAGATGGATTGTGCCTGTACATTGGCAGGAGGCCATTGCCGGAACTTGCGCCATTGGTTTTCGCCGGTGAAGAACACGGTTGCTTCTGCGATATCAGGTGATGCACCTTTACCTTTCAGGTAATAGTTGAAGAAGGGAACTTCGATATTATCCTGGTAGTATTCAGATGTATTGCTATCGAAATGAACATTGCCTAAGTGCGTACCATCATTGCTGCCCCACTGACCATGATACCATGGACCCATTACGATACGATTGCTGGCATCAGGACTCAGTTTCTCGATGGCCTTATAAGTATTCCATGCACCGAAGCAGTCTTCTGCATCGAAGACACCACCAACTGTCAGTACAGCAGGCTGTATACCTTTCAGGTATTGTCTTACATCTCTGGCTTTCCACCATGCGTCGTAGTCGCCATGGTTCATAAGGTCATTCCAGAATGCAATGCTGTCTCCCATCAATTTAGAGAAATTAGGCAACGCACCTGTTTTGAGATAGAACTCGTAATTATCTTCTGAGGTGAAGTATTTAAAACTGGTAGGACCTACTGTAGTCGGCTTAGGTCTTGGCTGCCCGAAACCGGAGTAAAAAGAGAAGGCATCTGAAATGAAAAATGCACCGTTGTGGTGAAAGTCATCACCATGGTACCAGTCAGTAACCGGTGCCTGCGGACTAACAGCCTTCAGTGCTGGATGGCCGCTCAATGCAGCCATAGTACTGTAGAAGCCGGGGTAAGAGGTGCCGAATACACCTACTTTACCATTGTTGTTGGCAATGTTCTTCACCAGCCAGTCGATGGTGTCGTAAGTATCACTTGCTTCATCGATCTCATTTTTGCCCTTTTTAGCCGGATTATAAGGACGAACATCCATGAAGGTACCTTCACTCATCCAACGGCCACGCACGTCCTGTATGACCATGATATAGCCTTCGTGCAGGTATGTATTGGTATACCTTGCATAGAAAGGTCTGAACTCTTTATCTCCATAAGGAGAGCAGGAGTAAGGAGTGCGTGTCATCAGAAAAGGATGCTTCTCTGTATTGTCTTTAGGTATATAAATGGATGTAAACAGTTTTACACCATCCCGCATAGGGATATATACTTCTTTTTTAGTGTAATGTTCGTACATCCACAATGAGTCTGTATCGATGGCTTTTACCTTTGAATGAAAGGCGATAATCACCACAAACAGCCATAAGATCCGTTTCATAAGCATTATTTATTTTTCAATTCTTCTTTTGTTTTTTTGGGTAATGATTCTACTACGAGGTCATATGAATCCCTGATCCACTGATAGATCAGCTTATCAGAAATACCGGCATGTACATCGACAGTATTCCAGTGTTTCTTGTTCATATGATATCCCGGTGAGACACCATCATAGCGTTCGCGCAGCTCTACAGCGATTTCAGGATCGCATTTGAGATTGATGCTTTCGAAACTATCGAGGCTGGTGAGTGTAAACATTTTTCCCATCACCTTGTACACAAGTGTTTCTTCACCAAAGGGAAACTCTTCTGTGACACCCGGCAGGGCGAGGCAAAAATCACGGAACTGTTCAATATTCATAAGGCATTGAATCTAAGTGCGTCCAAAGGTATAAAAAAACCGGGGCAGACAGTATACCTGTTGCCCCGGTTGTGTATTGTAAAAAATAAATAGCTACATGCAGTTGATATGGTTGTTTTTTATGAATGATCAGGCTTTGCTGATGTTGAGAATGATGCGCGAATAACGACCGTATACTATCTCTACTTCCTGTCCTGATTTATAATCGTCGAGCCGGCCGCGCATCCAGTAAAAAAGCCTTTTTCTTTTTCTTATACCTTCCTGTTTTACAATAAAGCTGGTCTGCATATCATTGTTACCCTGATATACATGTTCCAGGGGGACCCTGATCTGTCCTTTCTGAAGGAGGGTCAGGTCTTTCTTGATCGTAAAGTACCGGACATCAGTCACCTTTATCAGCGCGAAGATAAGTACGAGTACGAAAGAGAGCAACCATACCCAAAACCAGGTATTTCTGTAACTGAACATGGTGGCATCGATTTCTTCGTCGGAATACCTTCTTTTGAGAAAAAATTGTGGTACGTATGCTGCGATGAGCACTAAAGTGAGGCCAATCAACAAGAACTTAATGATTTGCCTTTTGTTCTTTTTCAACGCATCCTGAAGGAGAAAGATCTCCTCGATGGTCATAAAAGAGTAATCCTGCATAGATAAGGGTTTTTCTTATTTCTAATATATGTAAAATTTTTCTAAATATAAGTAACTCTTAATACGATCAGATAGTACTTTTAGTATGCGTGTGAATAAAAAAATGTTAGGTTTTTGTCATTTGTAAATAAAAAAACGGCTAAAAGCATTCGCTTTTAGCCGTTTGCGTATAAGTTAATTTTTTTCTTAAGCTTCTGCTTCTGCGTAAGCGCTTACAGGCTCGCAGGTACAGATCAGGTTTCTGTCGCCATGTGTATTGTTTACACGGCTTACAGAAGGCCAGAACTTATTGAGTTTCACATATTCCAGTGGGTAAGCTGCCTGTTGGCGGCCGTAAGGACGGTTCCACTCTTCGGCAGTGATAACGAACTGGGTATGAGGTGCATGCTTCAATGCATTGTTTGCTTTGTCAGCTTTGCCTGTTTCTACAGCGCTGATTTCTGCACGGATAGCCAGCAGCGCATCGCAGAAGCGGTCCAGTTCAGCTTTGTCCTCACTCTCAGTAGGTTCAATCATGATTGTACCTGGAACAGGGAAGCTCATAGTTGGTGCGTGGAAACCGTAGTCCATCAGGCGTTTTGCCACATCTTCCGCTTCTACACCAGCAGTAGCTTTGAATGGACGGAGGTCTACGATGAACTCGTGTGCACAGGTACCGTTGCTGCCGCTATAAAGGATTTCGTATGATTTTTCCAGACGGGCTTTCATGTAGTTAGCATTCAGAATCGCATTTTCAGATGCTTTCTTCAGGCCTTCTGCACCTAGCAGGCGGATGTATGCATAAGAGATGAGCAGGATACTTGCAGAACCATAAGGTGCCGCAGATACTGCGTTTGCAGTTTTCTTGTCAGTCAGGTTTACGTGACCAGGCAGGTAAGGAGCGAGGTGTTTAGCCACGCAGATCGGACCCATGCCAGGGCCACCCCCACCGTGAGGAATTGCAAATGTCTTGTGAAGGTTCAGGTGACAAACGTCAGCACCGATCAGACCAGGAGCAGTTAAGCCTACCTGCGCATTCATGTTGGCGCCATCCATATATACCTGACCACCAAATTCGTGTACGGTGTTGCAGATGTCTTTTACGCTTTCCTCATAGATACCGTAAGTAGAAGGGTATGTGATCATGATACCTGCCAGGCTATCAGCATACTGTGCTGCTTTTGCTTTCAGGTCAGTTACATCGATGTACCCGTTTTCCAGTGCTTTTACTACTACCACTTTAAATCCGGCCATTACTGCGGATGCAGGGTTGGTACCGTGAGCGGAGATAGGGATCAGCATTATATTACGATGTCCTTCATTTCTGCTTTCATGATATTTGCGGATCACGAGTAAACCAGCGTATTCACCCTGTGCACCACTGTTTGGCTGCAGGCTGCAGGCATCAAAAGCAGTGATCTTGCAGAGGTATTCGCCCAGTTCATCTACGATCTGCTGGTAACCACCTGTCTGCGCTTTTGGGGCAAATGGGTGCATCCTGCTC
This Chitinophaga sancti DNA region includes the following protein-coding sequences:
- a CDS encoding chorismate synthase, producing the protein MNSFGRLFRVNVFGESHGASVGVNIDGVPAGIPLKQEDFLPDLDRRKAGAKGTTPRKEDDLPYIKSGVFNDHTTGAPITILFENNNTRSTDYEKLREFPRPGHADFVATHKYGGFEDYRGGGHFSGRLTLNLVAAGVIAKKILGESIKVTATLKEVAGLPDAAQGLEAAIAAKDSVGGIVECVVEGLPIGLGEPFFDSVESCIAHAVFAIPAIKGIEFGAGFAAAKMKGIEHNDAILDASGKTATNNAGGVVGGITNGNPLVFRVAVKPTSSTPKEQHTLNIKSGQVEAFSVKGRHDLCIALRVPVVLEAVAAMALADLMMVEQRSPRVWK
- a CDS encoding FKBP-type peptidyl-prolyl cis-trans isomerase; this translates as MIKKALLLGALGVISLNGFAQKRSKKNKDKEQTVVPVAPLLQTKIDTVSYGIGQDIGNTLKTQGLDSLNLNVLRHAIEDALKDTTLVAKEIANMSISNYLQQIKAEKMQKNKEAGEKFLAENKTKPGVVALPSGLQYQILKEGNGPKPTAADKVKTHYHGTLIDGTVFDSSVERGQPISFPVGGVIKGWTEALQLMPVGSKWRLFIPADLAYGERQAGPKIGPNSALIFDVELLDIEK
- a CDS encoding CocE/NonD family hydrolase gives rise to the protein MKRILWLFVVIIAFHSKVKAIDTDSLWMYEHYTKKEVYIPMRDGVKLFTSIYIPKDNTEKHPFLMTRTPYSCSPYGDKEFRPFYARYTNTYLHEGYIMVIQDVRGRWMSEGTFMDVRPYNPAKKGKNEIDEASDTYDTIDWLVKNIANNNGKVGVFGTSYPGFYSTMAALSGHPALKAVSPQAPVTDWYHGDDFHHNGAFFISDAFSFYSGFGQPRPKPTTVGPTSFKYFTSEDNYEFYLKTGALPNFSKLMGDSIAFWNDLMNHGDYDAWWKARDVRQYLKGIQPAVLTVGGVFDAEDCFGAWNTYKAIEKLSPDASNRIVMGPWYHGQWGSNDGTHLGNVHFDSNTSEYYQDNIEVPFFNYYLKGKGASPDIAEATVFFTGENQWRKFRQWPPANVQAQSIYMQANGKLDFSKPLGGNSFSEYVSDPAKPVPYTQDVHFDRTINYMTDDQRFAERRPDVATFSTDVLTEDITLAGPLTAKLVVSTSGTDADFIVKLIDVFPYDFKYEDKAPSEHRRVPSSTYPMGGYEMLVRGEIMRGKYRESFEKPVPFTPDAPVNIDFSLPDVAHTFKKGHKIMVQVQSSWFPLVDRNPQVFTDIYHATDKDFKKATIRIYHDAGHPSAIELPVLK
- a CDS encoding MmcQ/YjbR family DNA-binding protein; the protein is MNIEQFRDFCLALPGVTEEFPFGEETLVYKVMGKMFTLTSLDSFESINLKCDPEIAVELRERYDGVSPGYHMNKKHWNTVDVHAGISDKLIYQWIRDSYDLVVESLPKKTKEELKNK